In Halorhabdus tiamatea SARL4B, a genomic segment contains:
- a CDS encoding TrmB family transcriptional regulator, translated as MTDDTAEDLGETLDLREYESTALTQLLTLGRTTAPNLAEATGIPRARIYDVLETLSNAGYVKVIPGRPKEYEAKHPETILERAIENRRQSFESARAEIDSFRDRFVTEFGPVYERAGEDVTPTEDLFHVVDVGEASETETRRLYGAADDGIDVITKSFAYFESVRPAFEAAYDRGVPIRVLLLDPEHLSAENRPVQADMIERLRADFPDVELRYSEKLLPWRGTIVDPSMDYETGEAIMLVEEKDVPLSMRQAAVTENGSFVAGLGRYFELIWEYDSRPVSDETDGSI; from the coding sequence ATGACCGACGACACCGCCGAGGATCTCGGGGAGACCCTGGACCTGCGGGAGTACGAATCCACGGCACTGACCCAGTTGCTCACGCTCGGCCGGACGACCGCGCCGAACCTCGCCGAGGCGACGGGGATCCCACGCGCCCGGATCTACGACGTGCTCGAGACGCTGTCGAACGCCGGCTACGTCAAGGTGATCCCGGGGCGACCCAAGGAGTACGAGGCCAAACACCCCGAGACGATCCTCGAGCGGGCGATCGAGAACCGCCGACAGTCCTTCGAATCGGCCCGGGCCGAGATCGACTCGTTTCGCGACCGGTTCGTCACCGAGTTCGGGCCCGTCTACGAGCGGGCGGGCGAGGACGTCACCCCCACTGAGGACCTGTTTCACGTCGTCGACGTCGGCGAGGCGAGCGAGACCGAGACCCGACGACTCTACGGTGCGGCCGACGACGGGATCGACGTCATCACGAAGAGCTTTGCGTACTTCGAGTCGGTCCGCCCGGCGTTCGAAGCTGCTTACGATCGCGGCGTCCCGATCCGGGTCTTACTCCTCGATCCCGAGCATCTCTCGGCCGAGAACCGCCCCGTCCAGGCCGACATGATCGAGCGCCTCCGGGCGGACTTCCCGGACGTCGAGTTGCGCTACAGCGAGAAGCTCCTGCCCTGGCGCGGGACGATTGTCGACCCGAGCATGGACTACGAGACCGGTGAGGCGATCATGCTGGTCGAGGAGAAGGACGTTCCGCTGTCGATGCGACAGGCCGCCGTCACCGAGAACGGCTCCTTTGTCGCCGGGCTGGGCCGGTACTTCGAGTTGATCTGGGAGTACGACAGCCGGCCGGTGAGTGACGAGACAGACGGTTCGATCTGA
- the hemL gene encoding glutamate-1-semialdehyde 2,1-aminomutase: protein MNHERSRELYDRALSVAPGGVNSSVRAIQPYPFFVEKGDGGHVIDADGNRYLDFVMGYGPLLLGHDLPEQVQSAIQQRAAEGPMYGAPTEVEVELAEFVARHVPSVEMVRFVNSGTEATVSAVRLARGYTGRDKIVIMQGSYHGAQESTLVEGEGTHTSPSSPGIPESFAEHTITVPFNDEEYVEAVFEEHGDEIAAVLTEPILGNHGIVHPVEGYHDTLRDLCDDYGSLLIFDEVITGFRVGGPQCAQGKFGIEPDVTTFGKIVGGGFPVGAIGGRSEIIEQFTPAGEVFQSGTFSGHPVTMAAGLETLRYAAENDVWAQVNDLGAQMREGLTDIVANRAPEYTVVGSDSMFKVIFTRDGASGENHCGSGCRQRESCPSYDACPKNGADVDRAETERWERLFWPAMKEEGVFLTPNQFESQFVSAAHTEEDIEEALEAYKEAL, encoded by the coding sequence ATGAACCACGAGCGCTCCCGCGAGCTGTACGATCGCGCGCTATCGGTCGCCCCGGGCGGGGTCAACTCCTCCGTGCGGGCGATTCAACCGTATCCCTTCTTCGTCGAGAAGGGCGACGGCGGCCACGTCATCGACGCCGACGGCAACCGCTATCTGGACTTCGTGATGGGTTACGGGCCGCTCCTGCTCGGCCACGACCTGCCCGAACAGGTCCAGTCAGCGATCCAGCAGCGCGCCGCCGAGGGGCCGATGTACGGCGCGCCCACCGAGGTCGAGGTCGAACTCGCGGAGTTCGTCGCCCGCCACGTCCCGAGCGTCGAGATGGTTCGGTTCGTCAATTCGGGGACGGAGGCGACCGTCTCGGCCGTTCGCCTCGCTCGCGGGTACACCGGCCGGGACAAGATCGTCATCATGCAGGGCTCCTATCACGGCGCGCAGGAATCCACCCTCGTCGAGGGCGAGGGGACGCACACGAGCCCGTCGAGTCCCGGCATTCCCGAGAGCTTCGCCGAGCATACGATCACCGTCCCGTTCAACGACGAAGAATACGTCGAGGCCGTCTTCGAAGAACACGGCGACGAGATTGCGGCCGTCCTGACGGAGCCGATCCTCGGCAACCACGGCATCGTCCACCCCGTCGAGGGGTACCACGACACGCTGCGGGACCTCTGTGACGACTACGGCTCCCTCCTGATTTTCGACGAGGTGATCACCGGCTTCCGGGTCGGCGGTCCCCAGTGCGCCCAGGGCAAGTTCGGCATCGAACCCGACGTGACCACGTTCGGGAAGATCGTCGGCGGCGGGTTCCCGGTCGGTGCGATCGGTGGGAGAAGCGAGATCATCGAGCAGTTCACGCCCGCGGGCGAGGTCTTCCAGTCGGGCACCTTCTCGGGTCACCCGGTGACGATGGCCGCCGGCCTGGAGACGCTCCGGTACGCCGCCGAGAACGACGTCTGGGCGCAGGTGAACGATCTGGGAGCGCAAATGCGCGAGGGGCTGACCGACATCGTCGCGAATCGCGCCCCCGAGTACACCGTCGTCGGGTCGGACTCGATGTTCAAGGTGATCTTCACCCGCGACGGGGCGAGCGGCGAGAACCACTGTGGATCGGGGTGTCGCCAGCGCGAGTCCTGTCCGAGCTACGACGCCTGTCCGAAGAACGGGGCCGACGTGGATCGGGCCGAGACCGAGCGCTGGGAACGGCTGTTCTGGCCGGCGATGAAGGAGGAGGGCGTGTTCCTGACGCCCAACCAGTTCGAATCGCAGTTCGTCTCGGCGGCTCACACCGAGGAAGACATCGAGGAAGCGTTGGAAGCGTACAAGGAAGCGCTGTAG
- a CDS encoding ISH3 family transposase: protein MQEPEADNEIEEEHLLNFVVNSLDEELAIDLGENVEVTTEKLYEVLAGASAGGTSINHVCETTDDSPHANTVRGHLTDQFDLDTVEVVGDTLLQRDALETLPDRPVEVCADLHLDPYYGDEDETEALYFSEAKRGTTTFHAYATLYARVRNKRYTLAVRQLVAGDTTSDVLAEFLELLDGLDLGVKAVYLDHGFYNSTCLGLLYAHNYAYVMPIVKWGETIQNELSRGWSREIEHDLVGEVTFPVFIDCVYQQGRYDEHGVARHGYAADAPFIDTPRDAREHYSKRFGIESSYRLAKQSLAFTSSQDAGLRLVMFVVSLLLQNSWRYLHWRYVAAPRRGGRRLWQWSFTEFCEMVLRAAWTALGVRRAVPANQPLDDRFFR from the coding sequence GTGCAAGAACCCGAAGCAGACAACGAGATAGAGGAAGAGCACCTGCTTAATTTTGTCGTCAACAGCCTTGACGAGGAGCTTGCGATAGATCTCGGCGAAAACGTCGAAGTCACCACGGAGAAGCTGTATGAGGTCCTCGCCGGCGCCAGCGCCGGCGGGACCTCGATCAACCACGTCTGCGAAACGACAGACGACTCACCGCACGCCAACACTGTCCGGGGACATCTCACCGATCAGTTCGACCTTGACACTGTTGAGGTAGTTGGAGACACGCTCTTGCAGCGAGATGCACTTGAGACACTCCCAGATCGACCGGTGGAGGTCTGCGCAGACCTCCACCTCGATCCCTACTACGGCGACGAAGACGAGACAGAAGCGCTGTACTTCTCGGAGGCGAAGCGGGGTACAACGACGTTTCACGCGTATGCGACTCTCTACGCGCGGGTACGCAACAAGCGGTACACACTGGCGGTGCGCCAGCTTGTCGCTGGCGACACCACCAGCGATGTCCTCGCTGAGTTCCTCGAACTCCTTGACGGCCTTGACCTCGGCGTCAAGGCCGTCTACCTCGATCACGGATTCTACAACAGCACCTGTCTCGGACTGCTGTACGCACACAACTACGCCTACGTGATGCCGATCGTCAAGTGGGGCGAGACGATTCAAAACGAACTCAGCAGGGGCTGGAGCCGCGAGATCGAACACGATCTCGTTGGCGAGGTGACCTTTCCCGTGTTCATCGACTGCGTCTACCAGCAGGGCCGATACGACGAACACGGGGTGGCGCGTCACGGCTACGCCGCTGACGCGCCGTTTATCGACACGCCGCGGGATGCCCGAGAGCATTACAGCAAGCGCTTCGGCATCGAGTCGAGTTACCGCTTAGCCAAGCAGAGCCTCGCATTCACCAGCTCTCAGGACGCTGGTCTACGGCTGGTGATGTTTGTCGTGAGCCTGCTGCTCCAGAACAGCTGGCGGTATCTCCACTGGAGGTACGTGGCGGCGCCCCGCCGCGGGGGGCGCCGCCTCTGGCAGTGGTCGTTCACTGAGTTCTGCGAGATGGTGCTGCGGGCAGCCTGGACAGCGCTTGGTGTGCGCAGGGCAGTTCCAGCGAACCAGCCACTCGACGACCGGTTCTTCCGGTAG